A region from the Desulfitobacterium dehalogenans ATCC 51507 genome encodes:
- a CDS encoding phospho-sugar mutase: MIQERYQFWLTSPYFDNDTRSEVAGIKDKKEIEDRFYMDLEFGTGGLRGVLGAGTNRMNIYVIRKATQGLADLILEEGEEGKKRGVVIAYDSRRLSDRFAKEAALVLAGNGIKAYIFEDLRPTPELSFTVRHLKAQAGIVITASHNPKEYNGYKVYWEDGGQVPPGRADQILAYIKGHQRWDDIFPLGEAEARDKGLLVEIGEEIDSVYLSKVKELALYPELSRTKGSNLSVVYTPLHGAGNMLVRRILTDMGYSVFTVPEQEEPDPEFTTVPYPNPEIPTTFDLAKKYGEAVNAHMLIATDPDADRLGMAFRTPQGDYQQLTGNQVGTLLSYYLLSQKKKLGILPDNAVVIKTIASTDLADLMVKDLGVQIENVLTGFKFIAEKEQEMEAQGNGDFQFGFEESYGYLAGHFVRDKDAVIASLLLAEAALYYQEVEGRSLLQVLEDIYEKYGYFIDDQISITLEGKEGREKMVKMMAKLRETDVKFFGGIPIECIDDYELRKGRRMISPLHSYTLSLPQSNVIRYSFQGGGFVMARPSGTEPKIKFYFNIRESDPEQLPNTLERVKKDLLELIED, from the coding sequence ATGATTCAAGAGCGTTACCAATTTTGGCTGACCAGTCCCTATTTCGATAATGATACCCGCTCTGAAGTCGCAGGCATTAAGGATAAGAAAGAGATAGAGGACCGGTTTTATATGGATTTGGAATTTGGCACCGGGGGACTACGAGGTGTACTGGGTGCCGGTACCAATCGTATGAATATCTATGTCATTCGCAAAGCAACTCAAGGCTTGGCTGACTTAATCCTTGAAGAAGGAGAAGAGGGGAAGAAGCGGGGGGTAGTTATTGCCTATGATTCCCGTCGTCTTTCTGATCGTTTTGCGAAAGAGGCTGCTTTAGTGCTTGCCGGCAACGGAATTAAGGCCTATATATTTGAGGATCTGCGCCCGACTCCAGAGCTTTCTTTCACAGTTCGCCACCTTAAGGCTCAAGCAGGAATTGTGATTACTGCCAGCCACAACCCTAAGGAATATAATGGCTATAAGGTGTATTGGGAGGATGGAGGTCAGGTCCCGCCAGGCCGTGCAGACCAAATTTTGGCCTATATAAAGGGTCATCAACGTTGGGATGATATCTTCCCCCTTGGGGAGGCGGAAGCTCGGGACAAGGGACTCTTGGTGGAGATTGGTGAAGAGATTGATTCAGTTTATTTGAGCAAGGTCAAAGAATTGGCTTTATATCCGGAACTTTCCCGGACAAAGGGAAGCAATCTATCCGTTGTCTATACTCCTTTGCATGGAGCAGGGAATATGTTGGTGAGAAGAATCTTAACCGACATGGGCTATTCTGTATTTACTGTTCCCGAACAAGAGGAGCCGGATCCGGAATTTACAACGGTTCCTTATCCTAATCCTGAAATTCCCACCACTTTTGATTTGGCTAAAAAATATGGTGAAGCTGTAAATGCCCATATGTTAATCGCTACAGACCCCGATGCAGACCGTCTGGGAATGGCATTTCGAACACCTCAAGGGGATTATCAGCAGCTCACGGGGAATCAAGTAGGAACCCTTTTGAGCTATTATCTTCTCAGCCAAAAGAAGAAACTTGGTATTTTACCTGATAATGCCGTCGTCATTAAAACGATTGCCTCTACGGATCTTGCCGATCTCATGGTCAAGGATTTAGGAGTTCAAATTGAAAATGTTCTCACCGGGTTTAAATTCATTGCCGAGAAAGAGCAGGAAATGGAAGCCCAAGGAAATGGAGATTTTCAATTCGGTTTTGAAGAGAGTTATGGGTATTTAGCCGGACATTTTGTACGAGATAAGGACGCAGTGATCGCTTCTCTCTTACTTGCGGAAGCGGCTCTTTACTATCAGGAAGTAGAAGGCCGTTCATTACTGCAAGTCTTAGAGGATATCTATGAGAAGTATGGTTATTTTATTGATGATCAGATCTCCATTACCTTGGAAGGCAAAGAAGGTAGGGAGAAAATGGTGAAGATGATGGCTAAACTCCGTGAGACCGATGTAAAGTTCTTCGGGGGTATTCCCATCGAATGCATTGACGATTATGAGTTGAGGAAAGGAAGAAGGATGATTTCCCCCCTCCATAGTTATACTCTTTCTCTTCCCCAATCCAATGTCATCCGCTATTCTTTCCAGGGCGGGGGGTTTGTCATGGCCCGTCCTTCAGGAACAGAGCCTAAAATTAAATTTTACTTCAATATTAGAGAATCTGATCCGGAACAGCTCCCCAACACCTTAGAACGTGTTAAAAAGGATTTGCTTGAGCTCATCGAAGATTAG
- a CDS encoding DegV family protein produces the protein MAEPINPQETKIAIVTDSACDLEPEIIREYGIEVVPLHIIYHDREYRDRVDISPQEVYDALEQEVPKTSLPSPAEIQAVFNRLREQKVTHILALHLSSGLSGTYQAVSLIAQEFKDMIIEVVDTKTLSMGLGMTVIEAARESRRTLDFEQVVASAKKAVEQIKGYYVLSTLEYLKKGGRIGYVAGTIGELLNLKPIISINEEGKYFTFAKVRGREQSLKRLKQVLLDHLKESIASVAIVHGGSEAEARNLEKIAREHPNTKEVFFGQVSPALGVHTGPGLVGLLVYPSLQK, from the coding sequence ATGGCAGAGCCTATCAATCCTCAAGAAACCAAAATTGCTATCGTCACAGATAGTGCTTGTGATTTGGAACCGGAGATTATTAGAGAATATGGCATTGAAGTCGTACCTTTACATATAATTTATCATGACCGTGAGTATCGAGATCGTGTAGATATCTCACCGCAAGAAGTCTATGATGCTTTGGAGCAGGAGGTTCCCAAAACATCCTTGCCGTCTCCCGCTGAGATTCAAGCGGTTTTTAATCGTTTACGTGAACAAAAGGTAACCCATATTTTGGCGTTGCATCTATCCAGTGGACTCAGTGGTACATATCAAGCTGTTTCACTTATAGCCCAGGAATTTAAAGATATGATTATTGAGGTTGTTGATACAAAGACTCTTTCCATGGGCCTAGGAATGACTGTCATTGAGGCTGCTCGGGAGAGCCGGCGTACCTTGGATTTCGAACAAGTAGTAGCTTCAGCTAAGAAGGCTGTTGAGCAAATCAAGGGCTATTATGTCCTCTCTACATTAGAATATTTGAAAAAGGGCGGAAGAATCGGATATGTTGCCGGTACAATTGGGGAATTGCTTAATCTTAAGCCGATTATTTCTATTAATGAAGAGGGCAAATATTTTACTTTTGCTAAAGTTCGCGGACGGGAGCAGTCTTTAAAACGCTTAAAACAAGTTCTCTTGGACCATTTGAAGGAGAGCATTGCCAGTGTAGCTATCGTCCATGGTGGTTCGGAAGCTGAAGCCCGTAATTTGGAAAAAATAGCTCGCGAGCACCCTAACACAAAAGAAGTATTTTTCGGTCAAGTCAGTCCTGCCTTGGGTGTTCATACAGGGCCGGGTCTCGTTGGGCTTTTGGTCTATCCTTCACTTCAAAAGTAG
- a CDS encoding flavodoxin family protein: MKPHILGIAGSPRRNGNTDRLLREAIKALAETGYSTEIINIRDLQFSPCLGCNACSKTGQCVQKDDIQYLQERLVAADRIIVAAPVFFMGINAQTKAVIDRMQTFWALKYVFKQPVITESERLPRYGLFLSAAGTRFPDVFTCAERAVKNLYHVLDIKYYGSCAYKGIDQAGDIDLHHSAFSEVHAKALALAQL; this comes from the coding sequence TTGAAACCACATATTTTGGGTATAGCTGGGAGTCCACGCCGTAACGGTAATACGGATCGGTTATTAAGAGAAGCTATTAAAGCACTGGCTGAAACCGGCTATTCCACCGAAATCATCAATATTCGCGATCTTCAATTCTCACCATGTCTAGGGTGCAATGCTTGTTCGAAAACAGGCCAGTGTGTTCAAAAAGATGATATTCAATATCTTCAAGAACGACTTGTGGCCGCTGACCGTATCATTGTGGCGGCACCTGTGTTTTTTATGGGGATTAACGCTCAAACTAAAGCAGTAATTGATCGTATGCAGACTTTTTGGGCTTTAAAATATGTCTTTAAACAACCCGTAATCACAGAATCAGAACGATTGCCTCGTTACGGGCTTTTTCTTTCGGCAGCAGGGACTCGATTCCCGGATGTCTTTACTTGCGCCGAGCGGGCCGTAAAGAATCTTTATCATGTTTTAGATATCAAATATTATGGAAGTTGTGCCTATAAAGGAATAGATCAGGCCGGGGATATCGATCTTCACCACTCAGCCTTCAGCGAAGTACATGCAAAAGCCTTAGCCCTTGCTCAGCTATAA
- a CDS encoding GNAT family N-acetyltransferase, translating to MFYYSHLGDVGLEELTLAWNRCWQGYYYEMHYTVPQMQAWLEKCRIDLLHSVALRSSHQLIGFSLLAVENHMGWIAGTCIDPEFRGQQLFHPLLENQIVRAESLQLKGIQLEVLSHNHAGKIYERVGFQKKRDLYVYRYHNGIPLTCANLDRGCSLRKANLSDYFQARNEAGFHPPWQRQEEYLKRYTSLRAWLNSEGTSGILMPQESLVILDAWTMAWEQVEKLISSILNITQGEFVLTNQPKDWLTAYLSRHGVNPKDIQYEMVYTMHPSSIET from the coding sequence ATGTTTTACTATTCACATCTAGGAGACGTTGGTCTTGAAGAACTTACACTTGCCTGGAATCGTTGCTGGCAGGGATATTATTACGAAATGCACTACACTGTACCACAAATGCAAGCGTGGTTAGAGAAGTGTCGGATCGATTTATTACATTCCGTAGCATTGAGAAGCTCCCACCAACTCATTGGCTTTTCTCTTTTAGCAGTAGAAAACCATATGGGTTGGATTGCGGGGACTTGTATCGATCCGGAGTTTAGGGGGCAACAACTTTTTCACCCCCTTTTAGAGAATCAAATAGTAAGAGCGGAGTCACTTCAATTAAAAGGAATTCAACTTGAAGTATTGAGTCATAATCATGCTGGTAAGATATATGAACGAGTTGGCTTTCAAAAAAAACGTGACCTTTATGTTTATCGCTACCATAATGGTATTCCTTTAACTTGCGCTAACTTAGACCGTGGGTGTTCTTTACGGAAAGCAAATCTATCCGATTACTTTCAAGCAAGAAATGAGGCCGGTTTTCATCCTCCTTGGCAGAGACAGGAAGAATACCTTAAGCGCTATACATCACTGAGAGCTTGGCTCAATTCAGAAGGAACTTCCGGAATACTTATGCCACAGGAAAGCCTTGTGATATTGGATGCATGGACCATGGCTTGGGAACAGGTGGAGAAACTCATAAGCTCTATTCTAAACATTACTCAAGGCGAATTTGTATTGACGAATCAACCTAAGGATTGGCTGACAGCCTATTTAAGCCGACACGGAGTAAATCCCAAGGATATACAATATGAAATGGTTTATACTATGCACCCATCAAGTATTGAAACATAA
- a CDS encoding 2-hydroxyacid dehydrogenase: MKPKIFITRKIPEDILALMEEACEVKIWPEEDTTVPRSILEQEIREVDGLYCLLTESIDDSLLALGKNLKIVSNMAVGYNNIDIEAATARNILVTNTPGVLTETTADLTFALLMMTARRMEEASQYLRQGKWKTWSPMLLAGQDIFGATLGIVGMGRIGEALAKRAKGFDMKIIYYNRTPKPEVEKKLGVLYSSLEELLKESDFVCILTPYTTETRNLIGKKELELMKPTSILINTSRGGIVNEEDLYEALVHHKIYAAGLDVFDKEPLSTNHPLLTLTNCVALPHIGSATIKTRREMARLAAQNLITFLQGQQPPHCVNPSVLAAKQ; the protein is encoded by the coding sequence TTGAAACCAAAAATTTTTATTACTCGTAAAATTCCAGAGGATATTCTCGCATTGATGGAAGAAGCTTGTGAGGTTAAGATCTGGCCTGAGGAGGATACGACCGTTCCACGATCTATTTTGGAGCAGGAAATCCGTGAGGTAGATGGATTATACTGCCTGTTAACAGAGTCTATAGATGATTCTTTGTTGGCTTTGGGTAAAAACCTTAAAATAGTCAGCAATATGGCAGTGGGGTACAATAACATAGATATCGAGGCCGCAACAGCGCGCAATATTTTAGTTACGAACACCCCAGGAGTTCTAACCGAAACAACAGCAGACTTAACATTTGCTTTACTTATGATGACCGCTCGCCGTATGGAGGAGGCTTCTCAATATCTTCGCCAAGGCAAATGGAAAACATGGTCTCCTATGCTTTTAGCCGGTCAGGATATTTTTGGTGCAACTTTAGGAATAGTTGGTATGGGAAGAATCGGGGAGGCTTTAGCCAAGAGGGCTAAGGGCTTTGATATGAAGATCATCTATTATAATCGGACACCAAAGCCGGAAGTAGAAAAGAAACTAGGGGTTCTATACAGTTCATTAGAAGAATTATTGAAGGAATCGGATTTTGTCTGTATATTAACACCCTATACTACAGAGACCCGGAATTTGATAGGAAAAAAGGAACTGGAGCTCATGAAGCCCACTTCCATACTGATCAATACATCACGAGGGGGCATAGTGAATGAGGAAGATCTCTATGAGGCTCTAGTTCATCACAAGATCTACGCTGCTGGTCTTGATGTATTTGATAAGGAACCCTTATCTACGAATCATCCCTTGCTTACCCTTACGAATTGTGTGGCACTTCCTCATATTGGCAGCGCAACAATTAAAACACGTCGGGAAATGGCACGTTTGGCTGCTCAAAATTTAATCACATTTCTGCAAGGTCAACAACCCCCTCACTGTGTGAATCCATCTGTTCTAGCAGCTAAGCAGTAG